aagccCGTGCTTGTGAGAATCAGATTCATTGACCTACCCTCCTTGTTTTCTCTCCTTCTCTTTtcccccctctcttttccattttaagggttctattattattattattattattatttgcattTGTTTCTCGTTTCTATCGCTTCTTCTCTTTGGGTTCTACGAAAAATTTGATTTTCTGAAAAAAAGTTGGAATTTTTATGTGCGTGTTTGCTAAAAGTCGAACCTTTACTTCACAGTTATTTTATCTTAGAACAATGAGAAAACGTATTCAATAACCCTGGAAAGGAAgactatttttttcaaataataattctcttaattttttttcttttttttatcccAATAATGAGCAATAAAGGAATGGCGTTGTTTGATGATAAGAGAGATATGCTTTTCTCTATATGTGATTTGGGTTCTCAATGGAGTCTCGAGCCAAATACTTCTTATCCAGGTGGCTTATTTGCTAGCGTTGGTCAAATGGGAATGGGATTTGGGGTTTCACCTAACTCCCCAAATCCGCGTAACGACGGAACCAAACCACCATTTTCCGATTTGTTTGTCAAGTATTTACCGTTTCGGGTTATAGAATTACCCGAAGGTGAAGCGGCGTCGActaagaagaaaaagaaactagAGTTGAAACTGAAAATCAAGATTCCTAATCCTTCATTAAGGAGGTTAATAAGCGGTGGCATAGCTGGGGCGATTTCAAGGACTTGTGTTGCGCCATTGGAAACAATAAGGACCCATTTGATGGTTGGGAGTAGTGGGAATTCCACAACTGAGGTGTTTCATAATATATTGCAGAATGATGGGTGGAAAGGGTTGTTTAGGGGTAACCTTATTAATGTGATTCGAGTTGCACCTAGCAAGGCCATAGAGGTAAAAACTCCCTTGAATTACAaatggtatttttatgaatattatcCAGTTTGTTTATCGTTTTTGTGGTATTGAATATTGCAATGTTGGTTAATCACTTTGCTTGGTttttgagctttgtgatgttgtATATGCAGTATAAAGTATTTTGGTTCGATAGGTATTCTTGAATGTGAATGATTCGGATTTAACTAAATGCGAGCCTTTCTCATGTCTGTTAATGTGTCTAACTGCATTTCTTGTTTTTATCTACTGTGGTTGTAAACTGAGTGCTGCGGTCGCTActttcatatgtatatttgttgtattggtttataatttcattttaactGTTAGGCTATCTGTTCAAGCAAAAGGGTAGATTGTCACCTTAACTAGATTAAAGTGGCTGTTTTCTGATTGGTTGGATAATGAAACAAAGCTTAATTTACATTGGAAAATTGTGGCAACCTCTGGAAGTAACTTTGATGTTTCATTTTCTTACTGCTCTGTTTTTTGGACATGTCATCAATATGGATGTTAAGGCAGCATAACAGAAAAGAAGAATAAGAACTCTCatcataataaaaattttatgtatatactgtTGCACCCTTCTGCTCCATTCAAAGCCAAATAATTCTCACTGAATGATGTTTCCATGTCTTAGTGATGTTATCTTCTTGATCTTCTCATTCTTGTCCTCGCAAGATTGAGTATATATTAGATGTTTTGATAAACATCTACTTGCTGTCAAGTGTCAACTGTTTCTATCTTGTTAAATATCATCAACTGAATGTGTAATTGACTAAGGATAGTCTTCTTTTATGGTTCTTATCATCCTAAACATGAACAAACTATACAAGGAGATGTGTGGAACCCAGGGAAGAAGACAAAGAGGAGCTGGCAGTGGCCTTGCCTCCccccaacaaaaaaaattagatttgtcATTTGGCCccttaaattttatgaaattacataTTAGTATAATGGTAAATTTGCACATTGTCCCCTCCTAACAtattagtataatggtaaaattacatatTAGTAAAATGGTTTTGTCCCTGGCAGAACCATTGAAGATGTAATATTTATCATGTAGGTTAATAGTGTTGAGCTGTTGGCATCAATCTTCCATGGTTCAATACTCCTAACATGATTCATAACTAGGTTGTAAACAAGCCTTTATATGCCCTTCTTCTGAAATATTCTTTCTGGTTCTTATCTTCTCAATGATCGAAATTTTAAACATATGAAAGAAGTGGAGAATACAATTACGGGCATCGTTCTTCATTTATCACTTGTTAGTGAACATTGCCATCATGAGTTTTATGCCTCTTTTGTAGATCACTTCTGCTACTTTGTCATTGTTGGTTATGCTTTACAGTTTAATTCCTTGACTCAGTTTATAGTAGAACCCACGAATGTTTTAAGCAAGCTTTTCTAAGAGTTAATCTATGGTTGCATTTTTCTTCTTATTACTAGCCACAGGGGTGTTTTCTTGTTGGCTTTTTGCAATAATAGTTTTGCAAGCTTTGTCCTTGTATGCATCACATGAACTGATGTCATACAGAACTAACGGAAGGCCTCGGACAATGAACATGATTTGGCTATTGCTAATGATTTTTTCTGCAgcaaaatgatagcaaaacagCTTAGCTGCATCTTTCTGCATATTATGCTTCTATGCTGTATTCATCTTGAAACATAGTTGTCTTTTTTAGTCAAATGAGAGTTGCAATTATTCCTGacatattcatatattaatttcccATGTACTGCAGCTATTTGCTTTCGATACCGTGAATAAGACTTTGTCACTCAAACCAGGGGAAGTATCAAAGATTCCGATTCCTCCCTCGTTGGTTGCAGGGGCTTGTGCTGGAGTCAGCTCAACTTTGGTGACCTATCCTCTCGAGTTAGTTAAGACTCGACTAACTATTGAGGTAAACACAGTCTAAAATTTGCAATTCACAGTTTAGAAGTTTTTGTTTTCACTTAAATCTGGGACCTGTGTCTACTTGCAGAAGAATATGTATGATGGTATACTCGATGCTTTCTTGAAAATACTGCAAAGGGAGGGCCCTGCTGAACTTTATAGAGGTCTTGCTCCTAGTCTCATTGGAGTTATTCCGTATGCTGCCACTAATTATTTTGCATATGATACTCTACGGAAGGTTTAccgcaaaatttttaaagaggaAAAAATTGGGAACATTGAAACTCTTTTAATCGGATCATTAGCTGGTGCTATTTCAAGTAGTGCAACGTTCCCGCTCGAGGTGGCACGTAAGCACATGCAGGTTGGAGCTCTGCATGGAAGACAGGTCTACAAGAATGTGATACATGCACTTTCAAGCATTCTTGAACAAGAAGGGATTCAAGGTCTATATAAAGGTTTGGGTCCTAGTTGCATGAAGTTAGTACCTGCTGCTGGGATATCTTTCATGTGCTATGAAGCATGCAAGAGGATACTGGTTgacaaagaagaagatgaagcaTAGAGTCTCTggttaaaaggaaaaaagaactCATCTTTTTGGGATTGAAGAATGAGATGGCATACATTTTAggttcatctttttattttttatttttaaacaattttctcctgttaaattatttatttttttgttgaggGATCAGTTTCAGCTAGCGGCATTTGCAAGGTAAGAAATGACGATGAAAGTAAAATTAGTTGGCATACTGTTTTCTTTGAAGAATGGAGAAGACTTGTTGAGCAATGTTTTGTTTTGATAACTTGTTTAAGTGGGATTTTACTCTTTgtgatcctttttctttttgtgcaAGTCATTTGACATGTTATCGAGTGTATAAAAAGTgttattcttttaactttttacCGTATTTAGAAGTATCTTGAAAGAAATGGAAAAACCAAAAGCTTAACCCAGTTCATATAGGGCATAGAAGAAAGGAATTAGCAACAAATTCGAATAATATTTGAATAACAAAGAACCATagtattttacaaaaattcctAAAATCTCATCATCACAATGACTAAGCTTCACTCACAAGCAAGCAAGAAAATAGCTATTAAAAGATACTCACAATCAAGTAACACAGCTAAAACTGACGAAACATCTTATTCTTAACTTATAGCTTTACTCATCATCTAAGGCTTCCTCTGCAGCAGCTGCCATCAACTCATCAAACTTCTCTGACTTCCCCAGCAGTATTTCAATCTACAATATAAGAAATTGCTGGCTTTCAGCCTCTTATATTAAGATAAGTTCAACCATTTCATGAGAATTAATATAAGAGATctaaatgattaaaaatggaTGAAAGGAATACAGATGACTTTTACTATATATTAACACCATTCAATAGCTGTGGggaaaaaaatgacaaaataatgAATTGATGTTTCATCCCATTTTCTAACCTACCAATTTACAGAAGTGTTATGTATTTAGTGTGAGCCATGGGATAAACTTAACTTAGAAGTAAATTATTACATATGTATTTGCAACATACTTTTGCTTTTTGTACTGGTCGTCCCCCTGATTCCTCTCTCATGTCAATGGTAGAAGTCATGATTTCTGCCATATAATgcaaacatatataatatatcatgATACTAGTTTTGAGTTCTCAACATGAGATGAAAGCTAAAAGTAATCTTGTTAAGGTAAGAATCTTACTTTTCTCGACAGCCAGCCCGTTGTTCTTCAATATCTCAGCAATGGTAACAACAGTAGCAATAGCTGTCAGCAGCATTTAAACCAAGTTGTAAAGAAAGACAGGAAAAAGCAAAGAATCGGTACATGTTTTTCCCAACATTCTAAACTAAGAGTACTAATCTGGCATTGCAACAGTAGCATAAATTACATGCCATAAATGACGTACACAtagcatgtatgtatgtatgtcaaGGTAATGTGTTGTATTTCAACCTATGTTTTATAAAACAAAACGTTCACTTTGTTCCTTGTAAGGAAGCTATCAATGTAAATGACATATTCAAATCCCTCAAAATCTAAACAGAAAACAAGGTGAAATAGAATGGAAGTGTGaagaaaagcaaaaaaagaaTACCCATTCCAAGAGCAGAGAGTTCCACCTCGTTGTATTGCTGCATATACCTCTGCGAAAAAGGAGCAAAATAATCGTTTAAGCAACCAATAAGAATCTGTtttgttcattttcttttttgttcttatAATTCCCATTTGGTTAAATCATGATCATAAACATCCAGCAAATCAAACAGAAAGCCGCAAAAAGTCCGAATAGGAAATCAAATGAAAACCCTAACTTATAATATTAAAGCTACTATTATTCATTAACGACTAAAAACAGAAGACTGCTACAACTTTCGGAGCACGTCAAAATGATCACTGAGAGAAAAATtgagaaaagataaaaaaaaaaggtgaaggAACCTTGGCGAGGTTAACGTAGAAGAAAAGGGGTTTCTGGGTATTGGAGACTTGGATACGGTTCTTCTTGTTGTTGGAGGCAGATGAATCCACTCCCTCAGTAGTCCCCACCATTTTTGTTGTTCAGAAAGAGAACAAAAACCCTAAACTGTTGATCACCACGAAACACAAGGGGAGGGGGGAGATTTGATCTTTCAGGGCTCAAAAACCCTTGAATTCAACCCCATCTCACGACTACCCCTCCTCTTTTATCGGGGTTTTCCATGGTTTTCGATAGAATCGATGATTTGGTTTGGTTTCAAACAATATGATACGTATCAGTATCATATgacgtttattttattttatcatctttttttaattaaattggtttTACTTTACAAGTAAcattaaataatagaattttatattgtattatattatttatatttacatataaatttgCATTATTGTCtatatttatatttgaaccaaatatatatatataattttaactgAGTTTTGTATCCTGATTGAGTTTTATATCAACTCAATTAGTAAAatacttaaaagaaaaataaaaaaatcaaaaaattattttttatacaatttttataatttttatataatattttttataaataaattaaatcacCTCTTAAAAGAATCAACCCTGCAAAAAAAAAAGCCTGTTTTTGTTAtcaatgttaaaaataaatctattttcatatttctttttactAAAGTGTGGCTATAAATTATTATCTGATAACTTAAAAAATACTTGACtgacaaacaaaatgttatgatTAAACATTTACATTCttgtttaaaaagaaaagaaaaaaccgaATTATTACTGTGTTATCACTTCAAACACAATTATGACATTAAAATATATCACATACAATATAAATACGCATATCTTTATTAGTAATCCACCGGCAGAAAGGTTTTCAGACAATCCAAGGCAAATTAGGTTGGCACATTATCTTCTTTAAAATGTGCATTCAATGATCAAACATAAAAGCAGAATCAGAGACTAGATTTCACAACATCATTAAGAAATATCTTTGGAAATTGGAACCCAAACTTAATGATGATAGTCTTTATTCCAGTCTCATATGAATGATcaactaaaacaaaaataaaatatggacTCAAAAAAGAACAGTAACAAGTCCCTTTCATGACATTGGATGAATAAATATCTCtacataataatgaaaaaaatatactTATAAAATTACACAACACCAACATCAAACTTCATCAGCAATACCATGTAGAAGAATAGAAGTGAACAAAAAGATAATAGGGTGGCTGGTCTTAGGTCCCCATAAACTTATATCATGCACATGTAACGCTGCAACGTCTCTTTTTCCTTTGGTTATATACACAATATCCAACTTGAAGGAGAGAGGGTTTACTGGAATAAAATAATCCGGAAACGAAACTAACAGTTGATGCCACATTGACCATTAGCAGCAGCTTTTGTAGCTTCTGAGGTGAAGGGGTCGATACGCACCCACAGCAATGAGAAGATGGAAGCCAGAAGTATAGACCACACGATGACAATTGTTGGGGTACGATTTGACGACCCACCAAACCTTTCAAGAAAGGATACAAATGAGCAATCACCCAGATGGCAAAGAAAAGCTTGCCAAAAGAGGACCCCAGGATTGGTAACCACTGTTTATAGCATACGACACGCCGGCCACAATGCCCACCAGGTTGATAATGAGTACTGTGGTTGGAGGAATGAGAAGTGATGTCCATTTGAAAACATAAAGTTCGGCAAAATCGCCATCATCATCAGACGCCTTTGAAGTGACAGTGAAGTTGGTATCTATTCCAGCAAGCACTTTCAGAAGACCCTGGAAAACAGCAAAGAGATGAGCTGATGTCCCACCAATGACCCAGAACTGTTCGTTTCTCCACCAGTCTTCGATACTGACACCACTCCACCTAAGCTCAAGAATTCCAGTAGCAAAAATGGAGACGAAAAGGAGAATGAACCACATGCTAGCAAAGTTGCTTATCTGCGTAAAGATTGGAGCAACAACATTAGATGATTGCAGGGGTAGAAATCAGTTTCAAAGGAAAAAGGGAAGCTCTAGTAATCACTTACCTCAGGAATGATAAATTTTCCTGTCAGAAGGCAAAAGGCAGGAAGCATACAATAAGCAAGCAAAGGAATAGAGGTGAGGGGGTAAACAATGGTGTTAATGTATGCCAGTCTCTCCAGAAGCCTCAATCTTCCTTTGTAACCATACCATATGGGGCAATGTCTACTCAGCAAAATCTCAATAGAACCCAAGGCCCATCGAAGCACTTGGTTCAAACGATCAGAAAGATTGATAGGAGCAGATCCCTTGAATGCTGGACGAGGAGGCATGCAATAAATTGATATCCACCCGCGGGCATGCATCTTAAAACCAGTCAAAATATCTTCTGTAACAGAACCATAAATCCATCCAATCTGGTGACAGGAGGGAAATAAAAGGGTTAATGCATATATAAAGGGAAACCAGGTAAGGCACTACTAAAGGCCATGATACTTCACAACTGACCTCCTTGCCCCATTCAGTCTTGTCCTCATATCCACAACTAATTACATGGATTGCTTCTTTTAAAAGCGTTGCAGGATTGGTTGATGGTGGAATGCCTCCTTGTTCCATGAAGGTAGCAGCGATAAATACCGGGGATTGACCAAATCGCTTCTCTAGTCTCTTCTGAGACATGAGAAGAGATCTTTCTTCCTCATATCCTGcagaaaataataaatgaaattgagACCAGTCAGACCATGGGCAATACTTTTATACAAACTGCATGATCTTGAATAATGTTGATTCTggaaaaatatgatataataaaaattttaagacaGCCACGCTGAAAGGGAAGAACCCACACTGTATCATATGCAATATAGAATGATAGGATCTAGTACTATATTAGAGATAAAAATCAGAAAGTAATAGAGTAGTTTCGACCAAAAGCCCACCTTCTACACCCTCCTCAATGTCTTCCATATTGAAAATAGGGATGGTCGATTCAGTTCTCTTAGCTGCCCTCTTCTTGTCAATGTATTTTTTATTCCCACTCTTTCCCTTCTTTCTTGAACCACAACAACTCTTAACAATAATATTTGGTTCCAAATCTGCTTCTGTCAGAACCGGATCATACCCATATAGAGCTTGCCTGTTGAAACAGCAACCAGTTCCCACATAGACAGGACCTTGGATGCCATCTAACCCTTTCAAGTTAATCTGCAAAATACAAGCACAAAATGAACTACCGTCCCCCATTAACTAGTAATTTGAAACAAGTTCTATCCTGAAGCCAAATTAACGGGTCATACATCAAAGAACACAATATTCCTATTGGCATATCGATCGTGCAAGTCAATGCCATCAAAACGTTGAGGGAACTGCACATAGCACGTCTTCCTTCCATAGGCAGGATCCATCATGAAACACATTGCTTCTTTAAGAGCTTTACTGTTATTGAAGTAGTGATCACAATCGACATTCAACAAATATGCCCCATTGGTAAGAACAGCTGAAACTCGAATCTGAGAATCAAAAGATGGCCAGATTAGAAAATGAAACTGACAATAGCCCTACAAAGTTGCAACCGCAGAAGGTCTAAAAGGATTTTCCTGACAAAAAACTGGCCAATATGTCTACATGACACATTCCTCAGTAAAGAATATCCATCGAAGGAACCAAGGCAGGATTATTGCCAAGGTATGCTCTAAAACACTGTGGTTACATGTAGTCCCCGAAAATGACCAGAGAACATCAGTGGCTGCTTAAGAGATGCATAGTGAAATTGAAAAAGGGCAGAGAATCACATACCAAAGCATTCATGGCTCCAGCTTTTTTGTGGTGTTGGAAGCCAGGTCGCTTCTCACGAGAAACATAGATAAGGCGAGGTAGCTCATTTCCATCAGTATCGAGTCCCCCACTATGTCCTAGAAACACCTGTTGTTCCACAAAATTACATTAGAAAATAGAAAGAACCATGATAGTAAGTAATCACAGAACAAACTTTACTGGAATGCAACTCAGTTGAAGGATAATACCTGTATCATTCCTGGATGATCTCTCGGGTTGTTTCCAGGCCATGGCGTTCCATCCTGCATTGTCCAACCTTCTTCAGGCATTTTCTGAGCTTTGGCAACAAGGGCATTGATCCGCACCTTGAATTCTTCATATTCTCTCTGTCGAAAGAAAATTTCACCTCTTTTAAAGTTAGAAAATGTGACATCTTTTTCCTGTTTTAATAGGAAGTAGTGAGTGGAAGAAACATTTCTTTAGATTTTATTTTCTCGTGTTCTAAAAATTTTCATTGTACTTCGGTTGGAATCCACTTAAGCCTTCTGCGGAATACTTTCTTcagttttttatttacttatttatgcAGTGTCAAACtgcaaatatataaatatatatatatgaatgtagtGACTGTTTTCAAGCAAAGCTTACCAAGAAATAACaacaaaaaggaaatttattAACGAAATCATTATAAGGTCTATACCCAACAAACATAACACGTGCATAAGCATAATTAGGCATCTCTACACTGACCTTCATTGCACGACGCTCCTTGACAAAAGAAGGCTTTATCTTGTCCTTTAGATAATCAATCTTTTGAGCAAAATAAAACTCAGGAGCTCTAGGCTCTATACTGTGTTTCTTGCAGAAAGGCACCCACTTTCTAGCAAACTCAGCAGTTTCAGAGAGGGCTTCAAAAGTCAGCATAgctgaaccatcatcagaaacATAGCAAGCTACTTTGTCCACTGGGTAATCCACTGCAAGGATTGACAAGACAGTGTTTGCTGTGACAAGTGGAGGCTCTTTGAGTGGATCCACTGTACTGACAAAAACATCTACAGGGGATAGCTGTGATGGTTCCCCATCCCGGTCATATCTAGAAAACAGAGCCAACCGATATTAATGTTATGATAACAGACAACAGCACCAAAAATACACATAGGCAGACAAAAGGAACAAAGGAGGTTTTCAGCCACATATGAAACAAACCATCAGCGAAGTAATGGACTGACCTCAAAGCTAGCCTGTCAAGGTAGGTCTCACGGTTAATGGGATACCATTTTGGAAACTGATCTAGAAGCCAAGATAAAGCAAACCAAATCTCACAGATAACAGATGTTAGCCACAATGGATATGCATCTTTCACGGGATGTGTGGCACGATATTGCAAGAAAAAGCCCAAAATGATGAGACGGAGAATGATGACAACACGATAAGGGGTCAGGTGAGACGAAGAAATAGGCACCACACGACTCAAAGGTTGACGAGCATCATCAGCCCTGTGGAACAAGAACCGTCAAAGTTCAAAATGAAATGCATAGATGACATCAACTGAGCAAAAAACCATACCAATTAGGACTACAAAGTCAAAAGGAATGGACACAACTTGCATCTATAGatagaaatataaaaatgaaaatagtccaaaataaaatttaaccaaaaaattaagTATGAAAAAACAAAATTCAAGATGAAAAATATAAACTTAACGCGATTTATAAGGTCATTAAGATATAAAAAAGCACTCAATGGAACATAGTAAACTAATTTAAGTTCTATTCCAGACAACATTAGCTCACATTTGCAATTCCTCCCCATTTGAACCAGTTCCTTCTATATCTCCCTTTCCTTCAGGGTATCTATTGTTCATATGCATCACATTTTTCTCCTGTTTGAGTTTCCAACTTTCAACCCTTTCCTTCCAATCAACATTCCCAAGGCCGTAAGAATTCAAGTCCTTCGTTGGGTCCACAATTCTCACCGGGACTACAAGAACAGATAACAATATTAATTGAGATGATAAACccttcaaaaaggaaaaaagaaagagaaaaaaatcttGTAAACAAACCCAATAACTTAATTACCTGGTTGCCTTGGGTCAACATAAGGAGAAGAACTGCCATTCTTCTCAGAAGGGCCCAAAGGACCTGATGTTGTTCGCACCGATCGATTGTCTGGAGTAGCAATTTCTCCAGAAACCTGAAAATGTTGGCCTATCAGTTAGAAAAATGACAATTTAAATAGCAGAAATAATGAATCTCTTAGTAATAATCATCAGAGAATATATTAGCAAAGCTAGTAACTTTCCCAAATACAAAAAGTTTTTCTTATGATTTAACCAAACCATGCTGGGCCATACATAAGAGTTAAACGgctaatgaacaaaaaaaaatagcaagATTGCAATGCATATAACTGCTGTGAACAtatgaaaagtttaaaacaaaatttggcaaGAGGGTAATAAATCCTACAAAACCAAGCAAGAATGAAATGATTTTGTCAATTAAATCTGATTAGGATAAATCATAATGGACGGCTTGAGTTTTCCAACCATGGAACTGAAACTCAGGAATTGAACAGCACACAGCTTGATCACCAAGTAGATAGTAAAGAAACAAATAATCGCATTGTTGCAAACTTCATAACATGAATAGGGACAGAAGCACATAAAATGCCTACTGTATGGCCATTGGTTAGAAGAGGGATTGGTTGTTGAGATTCATGTCTCGAGGATGAAGAAAGATCCACATCTTCACCCTGCCACTGCCGCCTAGCCTTACTGAGTCCTTGAGCATAATCAAACTCATTCTCCAAGTCATCAACATCTTCCTCATCGTCGTCTCCCTCCACTCGAGGGCTCCCTGAAATATTCAGAAATTATTTACTTTGCACATGATATAAAATCTTAGAAGCCAAATCATAAAATGGAAATGATACAGAAACATAAAAAGAAACAGACAAACCTTTCTGCCTCTTGTATCTAGTCTTGCACTGGGGACAACACTGAGTCCCATCTTTCCGTTCATACTCATAGCAAGGCCGGCAAACTGGAAAGGCACACTCATTGCAAGCAACGAACACATCACCGGCAGCACCAACTCCAACATTATCACCACAGATTTGACATGTCTGTCCATTCAAATTCTTTAGCGGTTTAGGCTGCATTTAGAAAGGACAATTAAACGCTGTTAGAAATCTTCTGAAAATTTGCAGTTGAACCAAACAGAGCCATCGTCTTAAACATAAAACCAAATAGCCACAGCAAATCATCGACATTGAATAAGACAAAGTATTAAATAAGAACTTCTAATGACCAGACTCTACAGATGAGTGTCGGCGATAAAAATCCTTAAATCAGAACCAAATCTCAAGATCCGATTATGTTCACTATCCAGTCATTCAGTTCCTCAGTCAACCAAACTCTGAATTAACATTCACTCAACTTACATTTAGATCGTAACAACTATTATAATAACTTAAACTTTTTATAGTCATTTTCTATTATAACAAACTCAGATCTATCACAATCCAAATAAAGGATATTCCTgcaacaaaaattaaactaaagaaTGCAATAAGAAATGCTAACAGAAAAATCAAACTAAAGAATGAAATTAGAAATGAGGTTAATAGACAAACCCCGCTATCAGAATCATGACGAATCCGAACCAACTGGTTAGTCCGGTGAGAACCGGCCACCATTCCAGCACTTGCTTCCATGATATTGTTTTTACAGATTAAAAGGGAAGAgtattaaatgaaaattatagATATTAAGAGAAGTGAGAAAAAGCTGTCGGCAATTTCTCCCCTTCAACACGCCATCTCCATCTTCCCTTTACTCATTCCAGCTATAATGTTATGTTTATGAAATGGTTCACTCGATCTTGGGCTCAATGCCTTGTGCTTTTTATCACTTGATTTTTACTTtcctttatttaattatttattatttcatttgtcTTTTTAACAATTTTCACCGTTACTCCGCATATGCCGCTCCTATGGCTGTCGGTGGACTCAAATAATActcctaagttttttttttttttggatttcaaCTAATTATGAATTTACAAGTATACCATTACATTATGGCGTCATCATGATTAGTGAAATGTTTATTTAATTCCATTAAAAATGTGCTTTAATTGgtgaaattttattgaattaattttaaaaagttataaaatggttattaaattattcaatatttttaatttaagttatataatttttttcgttGGCACTGTTTAagctaatttaatattttttttatgaaacagtTTTGAGCGTAATGAATCTGcaaattaaaatctaaatctaaatctaaaCAACTTTTATTTCCGCTCTTCAACACTGACCGTCATTTAAGGTTTGTTCTACTCGTCGAAGGGTATTGATCCACCATATCGATCGCCGAATCGTTGCTTCAAGCTCGCgggtcaaatttaaaaaaaaacaaaaaaattaatagccATGTGACTTAAATAAAGATTTTCGAATAGTTCAGTGATCATTTAGAAACATTTTAAACTTTAGTGattaaaacgtaaacttactaataatctAGTGATGTAATTTActctaaattttattaaaaatgtgttttagttggtgaaaatattttgattaattgaatcaattaagttttaatta
The genomic region above belongs to Gossypium hirsutum isolate 1008001.06 chromosome D05, Gossypium_hirsutum_v2.1, whole genome shotgun sequence and contains:
- the LOC107942879 gene encoding adenine nucleotide transporter BT1, chloroplastic/mitochondrial translates to MSNKGMALFDDKRDMLFSICDLGSQWSLEPNTSYPGGLFASVGQMGMGFGVSPNSPNPRNDGTKPPFSDLFVKYLPFRVIELPEGEAASTKKKKKLELKLKIKIPNPSLRRLISGGIAGAISRTCVAPLETIRTHLMVGSSGNSTTEVFHNILQNDGWKGLFRGNLINVIRVAPSKAIELFAFDTVNKTLSLKPGEVSKIPIPPSLVAGACAGVSSTLVTYPLELVKTRLTIEKNMYDGILDAFLKILQREGPAELYRGLAPSLIGVIPYAATNYFAYDTLRKVYRKIFKEEKIGNIETLLIGSLAGAISSSATFPLEVARKHMQVGALHGRQVYKNVIHALSSILEQEGIQGLYKGLGPSCMKLVPAAGISFMCYEACKRILVDKEEDEA
- the LOC107942880 gene encoding uncharacterized protein At2g34160; the encoded protein is MVGTTEGVDSSASNNKKNRIQVSNTQKPLFFYVNLAKRYMQQYNEVELSALGMAIATVVTIAEILKNNGLAVEKKIMTSTIDMREESGGRPVQKAKIEILLGKSEKFDELMAAAAEEALDDE
- the LOC107942877 gene encoding LOW QUALITY PROTEIN: cellulose synthase A catalytic subunit 1 [UDP-forming] (The sequence of the model RefSeq protein was modified relative to this genomic sequence to represent the inferred CDS: inserted 2 bases in 2 codons); the protein is MEASAGMVAGSHRTNQLVRIRHDSDSGPKPLKNLNGQTCQICGDNVGVGAAGDVFVACNECAFPVCRPCYEYERKDGTQCCPQCKTRYKRQKGSPRVEGDDDEEDVDDLENEFDYAQGLSKARRQWQGEDVDLSSSSRHESQQPIPLLTNGHTVSGEIATPDNRSVRTTSGPLGPSEKNGSSSPYVDPRQPVPVRIVDPTKDLNSYGLGNVDWKERVESWKLKQEKNVMHMNNRYPEGKGDIEGTGSNGEELQMADDARQPLSRVVPISSSHLTPYRVVIILRLIILGFFLQYRATHPVKDAYPLWLTSVICEIWFALSWLLDQFPKWYPINRETYLDRLALRYDRDGEPSQLSPVDVFVSTVDPLKEPPLVTANTVLSILAVDYPVDKVACYVSDDGSAMLTFEALSETAEFARKWVPFCKKHSIEPRAPEFYFAQKIDYLKDKIKPSFVKERRAMKREYEEFKVRINALVAKAQKMPEEGWTMQDGTPWPGNNPRDHPGMIQVFLGHSGGLDTDGNELPRLIYVSREKRPGFQHHKKAGAMNALIRVSAVLTNGAYLLNVDCDHYFNNSKALKEAMCFMMDPAYGRKTCYVQFPQRFDGIDLHDRYANRNIVFFDINLKGLDGIQGPVYVGTGCCFNRQALYGYDPVLTEADLEPNIIVKSCCGSRKKGKSGNKKYIDKKRAAKRTESTIPIFNMEDIEEGVEGYEEERSLLMSQKRLEKRFGQSPVFIAATFMEQGGIPPSTNPATLLKEAIHVISCGYEDKTEWGKEIGWIYGSVTEDILTGFKMHARGWISIYCMPPRPAFKGSAPINLSDRLNQVLRWALGSIEILLSRHCPIWYGYKGRLRLLERLAYINTIVYPLTSIPLLAYCMLPAFCLLTGKFIIPEISNFASMWFILLFVSIFATGILELRWSGVSIEDWWRNEQFWVIGGTSAHLFAVFQGLLKVLAGIDTNFTVTSKASDDDGDFAELYVFKWTSLLIPPTTVLIINLVGIVAGVSYAINSGYQSWGPXFGKLFFAIWVIAHLYPFLKGLVGRQXRTPTIVIVWSILLASIFSLLWVRIDPFTSEATKAAANGQCGINC